The following nucleotide sequence is from Sulfurimonas sp. hsl 1-7.
ACTCAATTAGCACATAGTGTAGGGAATAGTGTTTCTAAAGCATATAACAGAGCTAAATACCTCGAAGAACGTGTAAAGCTTATGCAATGGTGGAGTGACTATTTAGATGCTTTAAAGGCTAAAAAATGAATATATTTTCTTTACCTCTGCCTAATTGTGACTTAGCAGCACGACTTATCAATGACTTTTTTAATTATTCATTGATACAAAAAAAGTCAAAGACTACTCACGATGGAAGAACAAAACTAGCACTTTCTTTTTTATCTGTTTATTGTCCTAAAGATATAAGTAGAAATTTAGTTATTCAATTTTTAGAAAGTGTGACATCCGGTTCTAGTTCTTCAAGTAAAAATAAACAGAGTTCTTTTATGCGTACGATTTTAAAATATTTATACTCTTTGGGTTACGAAAACTGTAAATTTGAGTTACCTTATATTACAACTAATCCAAAGATACCACCTTACATTTCAGAAGATGAAATGACAAATATTTTAAATAAATACCAAAGAGCTATAAGAACAGCTCCAAATATTTGGAAAGCTAGAAGAGATTATGCACTTTTAATTTTTGCATACGCTACGGGAATGAGAGCAACTGAAATATGTAGATTTAAAATGAGTGATTTAGATAAACAAAGCGGATTTATTAGAATTGAAAATGGCAAAGGTTCAAAAGATAGATATGTTCCAATTGCTCCAAGAGCTATACGAGCATTAGAAGAACTTTATAAATATATGCCAAGTTATTTAAAATCACTTTCTACACCCCTTTTTATTTCCGATACTTTACGAGTATTTGATAAAACAACTTTATGGATGCATTTTAAAGGAGTATTTGGATTAAATCCTCACCTGTTGCGTCACACTTTTGCAACGCATCTTATACAAAACGGTTGTGACGTATATATTGTTTCAGAGTTCTTAGGACATTCAGACCTCGCAACAACTCAAATTTATACACATATCCAGCCACAGCATCTACAAGAAACGGTTAATAAAAACTTTCCGTCAATAAATACATAATCATCTTCTAGTTTGCCAAGATGGTTTTCTGGCTAATTGATTTTGTAAAGACATACTTACAATCTCACTAAATGTTTTTCCACTATTTATCTGCATTTCTTCCAAACACTTAAAAGCACTAGGAGAAATATAAACTTGTAACATTTTCATCTTACGTTCTTTTTGTCTTTGAACATAAGCTCTTTGTCGTTCTGCAACTTTCTCTAAATCTTCTTTTGATTTTTCTTTTATTTCTTTATCTTTATATTTGATATTGTATTTCTCAAAATATGAAATAAGTAATGCAGAATAAACCAATGGAGAACTACCTTTAGCTTTCTTTCTAATAGATGCATGTTGATTTCTTGTTAAATGCGGAATTAATAACTCATACGACTTTTTTAAATGATTTAATCTTTTTTCTTTTAAAGCTTCTAAAATCTTTTGTTCATTTATATCCATAGTAAACCCCTTTATCATTGAATTTATACTTTTATTCTAAAAAACACCGTTATAATATGATGATTTTTTTATAGCCCTATATTTAGGGATTTATTTAACCTTTTTCCTTTTATCGGTAAACTTTTGTTAATTTGACTAGACGCTCGGCTCAGCCTCGCTAAATTTCCTCGCTTACTCGTTCCTCGCTAATGCGCTCGTCTCTCGATCGCTGAGGAAATTCTGTCCGTTAAAGATAAAATATGTATATGAATCAGGACAAGACAAAACAATATTTTCAATCGCTAGCGTATATTGATTTTTATTTACATCTAATTTATATAAATTTGCAAATACTTTTGGATAACCATAATATGGAGGACGGCCAATTAATTCGCCAAATGTTTTCCCTTGAACTTTTGTAATATGAGCTATAACTTTACTCCAAATATCACTTGAAATAAAAAAGCCCGTTTTATTTCCATTATCCACATACGCTTGATAAATATTCATAATTCTATATCCTTTAATTGTGCTATTTCATCATTTTGGAATTTAGTATAAAGATAGTTCCATATCTCATAACTATCTTCTTTAGTTAAAAGACGATTAGAAACAGTATTAAAAATCTTTCCATCTTGTATAGTAAAAACAGTATCACTACGCCAACTTAAATCACTTATAGTAAACCCCTCACTAAATTCATTAATAAAAATATCCCTAAAATGATCAAAAGAAATCTTCTTCTTAGAAGTAGTTTTAGTATTACTTCTTTTAGTATTGTTTCCTATAGTATTACTAGTAGTTGCGTTTTCCGAGTTGGAAAAACCGAGTTGGTTTTCCCGAGTTGAGTTTCTAAACTTGGACGGGTTTTTCGAAGTTTTAGGCTCTAAATGCAATATGTATTTATTAGTTTGAAATCGTCCATTAACTCGTGACTGAACTTTTGTAAGATATCCACAACTTGAAAGTTCATCAATTATATTTAAAATTGCATTCCGACCCTCTTTTAATTGACTTTGTAAACCACTAAGTTTAAAATCCCACTTATCAGGTTTAGAGACCATAAACGTATAAAGACCTTTTGCTTTACAAGAAACGTTTAAATCATTTAAAATATTATTTGGAACTTGTGTAAAGTTAGTATTAAAATCTTTCTCAAGAATGCCCATTACTTACCTTTCACTATATAGCTTGTTGTATATATTCCAAGATATCAGACTCTTTCCAAACTGTTACACGTGGAGAAAGTTTTTTAGGTTGTGGGAGCTTTCCTTGTTTGACCCAAAGCCACACAGTACTTTTTTTAATGCCTACTAAATCCATTACTTGATTTATTCTGATTAACTTGTCCATCATTAAACCTTTTTGTGTTGTGTTAGACGAATGTTAAAATTATCGCATTGAAGTTGAACTGAACTTGTCCAATAAATTTAATAGTAAGGCTTTGAAAACATCGAGTTTATGGGGAATAATTTTATAAAAAGTTGTCCAAAACAAAAACAACGAAAAAAAGCGATGAATATTTTTAGCAGCATATTAAAATATGATGCTAAACCACAACGATCGAATGTTGTTAAAATTCACACTTTTTGTCTATTAAACACGCTAAACTGACAGATAAGTTATTTTGATTTATTAGGAGAATAGAATTTGAATATATAATATATAGTGTATTATTTACACACTTTTAAATTAATAATATTTTTTATAAGCTAATTTATATGAAATATGATATTATCCTTTATTCAGTGTGAAACATCGTGAAACATTTAAAGAGTGTTTTTTGTATTCATATCTTTAAATTTTTTATAAAATGTCGATATTTGTAACACGTATTCTGTAAAATTCAATATATATGAAGCTTTAAAGAATATAATTCGACAATTTTTTCAGGAGGTGGTAATTATGGTTGCATCAACTTATGCTAATAACAGTAGTATTACACTACCATCCTTTAATGTTCAAGAAACTTTAAAAAGCATTGTAGATTCTATTTTTGAGTATACAGAGAAACAAGCTCTTAAAAGAGAATTACAAAA
It contains:
- a CDS encoding tyrosine-type recombinase/integrase, translated to MNIFSLPLPNCDLAARLINDFFNYSLIQKKSKTTHDGRTKLALSFLSVYCPKDISRNLVIQFLESVTSGSSSSSKNKQSSFMRTILKYLYSLGYENCKFELPYITTNPKIPPYISEDEMTNILNKYQRAIRTAPNIWKARRDYALLIFAYATGMRATEICRFKMSDLDKQSGFIRIENGKGSKDRYVPIAPRAIRALEELYKYMPSYLKSLSTPLFISDTLRVFDKTTLWMHFKGVFGLNPHLLRHTFATHLIQNGCDVYIVSEFLGHSDLATTQIYTHIQPQHLQETVNKNFPSINT
- a CDS encoding helix-turn-helix transcriptional regulator, yielding MDKLIRINQVMDLVGIKKSTVWLWVKQGKLPQPKKLSPRVTVWKESDILEYIQQAI